Proteins from one Cellulosilyticum lentocellum DSM 5427 genomic window:
- the trpB gene encoding tryptophan synthase subunit beta, translated as MKETGRYGIYGGQYIPETLMSAVKELEEAYAYYKEDEAFNRELEELFAKYTGRPSLLYYADKMTKDLGGAKVYLKREDLNHTGSHKINNVLGQVLLAKRMGKKRIIAETGAGQHGVATATAAALMGMSCEVFMGEEDTIRQALNVFRMELLGAKVTSVLTGTRTLKDAVNAALQDWTRTVEDTFYCIGSVMGPHPYPEMVRDFQSIIGKEIKSQMLEAEGKLPDVVIACVGGGSNAMGAFYEFIPNKEVKLTGVEAAGHGIHTTEHAATLSKGEVGIFHGMKSYFLQTEEGSIAPVYSISAGLDYPGIGPEHAYLFDTGRAAYVPATDEEAVAAFEYLSKTEGIIPAIESSHAIAYAMKIAGTMRKDQTIVINVSGRGDKDVAAIARYKGVDVHE; from the coding sequence ATGAAAGAAACAGGTAGATATGGCATTTACGGAGGACAATATATCCCAGAGACATTGATGAGTGCTGTGAAGGAATTAGAGGAAGCTTATGCCTATTATAAAGAAGATGAAGCTTTTAATAGAGAGCTAGAGGAACTTTTTGCAAAGTATACGGGTAGACCTTCTTTGCTTTATTATGCAGATAAGATGACGAAGGACTTAGGTGGTGCTAAGGTTTATTTAAAGAGAGAGGACCTCAATCATACAGGGTCTCATAAAATTAATAATGTGTTAGGCCAAGTGTTATTAGCAAAACGTATGGGTAAAAAACGTATTATTGCAGAAACAGGCGCAGGTCAACATGGCGTAGCCACAGCCACAGCAGCAGCACTTATGGGAATGAGTTGTGAGGTGTTTATGGGGGAAGAAGATACCATTAGACAGGCACTTAATGTATTTCGTATGGAGCTTCTAGGTGCAAAGGTAACATCGGTTTTAACGGGAACTAGGACCTTAAAAGATGCAGTTAATGCAGCACTTCAAGATTGGACCAGGACGGTAGAAGATACCTTTTATTGTATTGGTTCTGTTATGGGTCCTCATCCTTATCCAGAAATGGTAAGAGATTTTCAAAGTATTATAGGAAAGGAAATAAAAAGTCAGATGTTAGAAGCAGAAGGCAAGTTGCCAGATGTAGTCATTGCTTGTGTAGGTGGAGGCAGTAATGCCATGGGGGCTTTTTATGAATTTATTCCTAATAAGGAAGTAAAGCTTACAGGCGTAGAAGCAGCAGGACATGGTATTCATACGACAGAACATGCAGCTACCTTAAGTAAGGGTGAAGTAGGTATTTTTCATGGCATGAAATCTTATTTCTTACAAACAGAGGAAGGTAGTATTGCACCTGTGTATTCCATTTCAGCAGGACTTGATTATCCAGGTATTGGACCAGAGCATGCGTATCTTTTTGACACAGGAAGAGCTGCCTATGTGCCAGCTACTGATGAAGAAGCAGTAGCTGCTTTTGAATATCTTTCAAAAACAGAGGGAATTATTCCAGCCATTGAAAGCTCTCATGCCATAGCTTATGCTATGAAAATAGCAGGTACCATGAGAAAGGATCAAACCATTGTAATCAATGTTTCAGGAAGAGGCGACAAGGATGTAGCCGCTATTGCTAGATATAAGGGGGTAGATGTACATGAGTAA
- a CDS encoding AI-2E family transporter — protein sequence MKNFWKNNSYLKVSLYAIMVIVVSILFYRISSNTDNIAPSILAFFKGIISIIAPILYGLLIAYLFNPIMIFFENYFIKWFKPSTVNQKKAIRSISIVAVYICIIGTVILMFRYLVPQITENIKDLSAALPDYANNLEEKINALEKSVNQSISGLPYQLDTSQVFTMIDPAKYLNTDFLGNIVSNLMGQAMSIVSSLFNWVMGLVIAFYVLMQKESFSYGTKRLCYTLLSRQKADKLIAVFSEGHEIFIKFFVGKFIDSFIIGAICFVGLSILDNPYAILLSFIVGVLNMIPYFGPLLGAIPAVIITLFTGFMPAVVVGIFIFLLQQFDGLVLGPKILGDSIGLSPFWIISGILIGGALWGPLGMFFASPIIAVLLKNLNRYMDRVLSQKDVHLDPIPVDAPLPSEKKPVKVGKNKTK from the coding sequence ATGAAAAACTTTTGGAAAAACAATTCTTATTTAAAAGTTTCTTTATACGCTATTATGGTCATCGTGGTGTCTATTCTTTTTTATCGTATTTCTTCTAATACAGATAATATTGCACCCTCGATTTTAGCTTTCTTTAAAGGAATTATTAGTATTATTGCCCCAATCTTATATGGATTACTTATTGCTTATTTATTTAATCCTATAATGATTTTCTTTGAAAATTATTTTATTAAATGGTTTAAACCTTCTACTGTGAATCAGAAAAAAGCCATTCGTAGCATTTCAATTGTGGCTGTTTACATTTGTATTATAGGTACTGTCATCCTTATGTTCCGTTATCTTGTGCCACAAATCACAGAAAATATTAAAGATCTTTCTGCGGCCTTACCTGATTATGCTAATAACTTAGAAGAGAAAATTAATGCCCTTGAAAAATCCGTTAATCAAAGTATCTCTGGCTTACCTTATCAGTTAGATACTTCTCAAGTTTTTACGATGATTGATCCTGCTAAATACCTCAACACTGATTTTCTTGGAAATATCGTAAGTAATTTAATGGGACAAGCTATGAGCATTGTTTCTTCCTTATTTAACTGGGTTATGGGACTTGTGATCGCTTTTTATGTACTTATGCAAAAAGAGTCATTTTCTTATGGTACTAAACGTCTATGCTATACTCTTCTTAGCCGTCAAAAAGCTGATAAGCTTATTGCTGTCTTTTCAGAAGGACATGAAATCTTTATTAAATTCTTTGTAGGTAAATTTATCGATTCCTTTATTATTGGTGCCATTTGTTTTGTAGGCCTATCTATTCTAGATAATCCTTATGCGATTCTATTGTCCTTCATTGTAGGTGTACTTAATATGATTCCTTACTTTGGACCACTATTAGGCGCTATTCCTGCTGTTATCATTACACTTTTTACTGGTTTTATGCCAGCTGTTGTCGTCGGTATTTTTATTTTCCTTCTTCAACAATTTGACGGACTTGTATTAGGTCCAAAAATCTTAGGCGATTCTATCGGACTAAGTCCATTTTGGATTATCTCAGGTATCTTAATAGGTGGTGCACTTTGGGGCCCTCTAGGTATGTTCTTCGCTTCTCCTATTATCGCTGTACTCCTTAAGAACCTTAATCGCTATATGGACCGTGTATTAAGCCAGAAGGATGTTCATCTAGACCCCATTCCTGTAGATGCTCCATTGCCTTCTGAGAAAAAGCCTGTAAAAGTAGGTAAAAATAAAACTAAATAG
- a CDS encoding stalk domain-containing protein, with translation MRLKKLGVILLGVTLFQGTILGEENKEYKLSEAVQKIINTEKKQVSDSSKMTFPEVDFYLGNQKIELSVPVMSVGGKTFLPVRAVGNALGVNVSYAPQHKVAYIDSGDVTLELPLYYNKAVKNGETVLTIEGAKVELYKGSAYLPIRFVGENLGYKVSYQEGKITFTK, from the coding sequence ATGAGGTTAAAGAAGTTAGGTGTAATTTTATTGGGAGTAACATTATTTCAAGGAACGATCCTAGGGGAAGAGAATAAGGAATACAAACTAAGTGAAGCAGTACAAAAAATAATAAATACAGAAAAAAAACAAGTGTCAGACTCAAGTAAAATGACTTTTCCTGAAGTAGACTTTTATTTAGGAAATCAAAAAATTGAATTAAGTGTGCCTGTTATGAGTGTTGGGGGCAAGACCTTTTTACCTGTACGTGCGGTGGGAAATGCACTAGGAGTTAATGTATCTTACGCACCACAGCATAAGGTAGCTTATATTGATTCAGGTGATGTGACCCTAGAGTTGCCTTTATATTATAATAAGGCGGTCAAAAATGGCGAAACCGTATTAACAATAGAGGGAGCTAAAGTAGAACTTTATAAAGGCTCAGCGTATTTACCTATACGTTTTGTAGGTGAAAATTTAGGATATAAAGTGAGCTATCAAGAGGGGAAAATTACTTTCACTAAATAA
- the trmB gene encoding tRNA (guanosine(46)-N7)-methyltransferase TrmB yields MRLRRDNRAPEYLAQDERVVLNPESFRGKWHELFGNNNPIHVEFGCGKGGFITELARRNPHINYIAAERAETVVYKACKKANSSEETPSNLRFLYFDVSNCKEIFETGEVERLYLNFSDPWPKTRHANRRLTYRGFLEKYADILKKEGEIHFKTDNKGLFGFSIEEFSASGWLMKNVTLDLHNSGMEDNIMTEYEKKFSELGFTINRLEAVNPRQ; encoded by the coding sequence ATGCGCTTAAGAAGAGATAATAGAGCACCTGAGTATTTAGCACAAGATGAAAGAGTTGTATTAAATCCTGAAAGCTTTAGAGGGAAATGGCATGAATTATTTGGTAATAACAACCCTATTCATGTTGAGTTTGGATGTGGAAAAGGCGGTTTTATTACCGAGTTAGCTAGAAGAAATCCACACATTAATTATATTGCAGCTGAAAGAGCAGAAACAGTTGTATATAAAGCCTGTAAAAAAGCAAATTCATCAGAAGAAACCCCAAGTAATTTAAGATTCTTATATTTTGATGTAAGCAATTGTAAAGAAATTTTTGAAACAGGAGAGGTAGAACGTTTATATCTTAATTTTTCTGATCCATGGCCAAAGACAAGACATGCCAACAGAAGATTAACTTATAGAGGTTTTCTGGAAAAATATGCTGATATCTTAAAAAAAGAAGGGGAAATCCACTTTAAAACGGATAATAAAGGCCTCTTTGGTTTTTCAATTGAAGAATTTTCAGCGAGTGGTTGGCTAATGAAAAATGTTACTTTAGATCTTCATAATAGTGGTATGGAAGATAATATTATGACAGAATACGAAAAAAAATTCTCAGAGCTAGGCTTTACCATTAACCGCTTAGAAGCAGTTAATCCACGTCAGTGA
- a CDS encoding glycoside hydrolase family 9 protein has protein sequence MNKRYKKIMVSLMATSMVLNLGVSMPIIAGPVEPPFNYAEAFQKSMYFYDANKCGPGVGEGELTWRGDCHTEDKFVPLVPKDDVTGMGTNLSASFIKQNKETLDPDGDGTVDLSGGFHDAGDHVKFGLPQSYSGSTLGWGYYEFKESYVAIGEKEHIESILRGFNDYFMRCTFKNSEGEVVAFAYQVGDGTTDHNYWGPPELQKTARPAFFASAQTPASDQCAGAAASLAINYLNFKDSDPAYAEKSLETAEALYEFAKENRGLGFSGGFYNSSYDEDEMSWAAVWLSIATGDKSYLTDITAVDANGAYTGYMSRIISTTSSTWQNIWVHSWDTVWGGVFAKLAPLTNNPEHWYFFRWNIEYWSGVPHENPNDTTYMASTPAGYKVVSTWGSARYETTAQLCALVYNKYKANSDFTKWCKSQMDYLLGDNPMNRCYEVGYSDISAIYPHHRAAHGSLTNSMLEPAVERHTLWGALVGGPDGDDYHKDDITDYVYNEVAIDYNAGFVGALAGLYELYGKGQAPLENFPPQEKDERPFYATAKIEQENSERSQITVKIHNDTSCPPSFESGLKARYFFDISEMVEAGQSLKELSVQVMYDQASIVDGVKTNINGPFMWDEEKNIAYIELDWSQNSFHGNREIHFGLVPTQDSQYKVHWDFTNDWSHEGLTKVEALTEYVPIYLNGEKVFGKEPTSYNVSINTPVEGSTISYIEGEKPITLEAIVGAAEESVTSIAYYADGIQIGEVQNAPYTFDYVADNISNVEQRKIAFSAKAHLANGTTITSKPVTITVVYRMPEALVVKLIEPAEGSIVDATKGSVSIPVTAVSENEAVTKIAIYANNEKLGEGSGLTYTTLYNTPSKGGASGNLTVTFKAVATLANGEEKEGKPVTMQIKLPVVISDLEGFSFKMQGSDSITSNTIGRKIIMKNTEGEAVDLAALSVRYYFTKEGNVGQTYFCDHASMTFNKAPWYAALTSDITYKVVNLDTPVNGADTYLELTFEKVGYDLEVGDTLEIEGRLINTNWSNFDQSNDHSYSNGAVVFYNDAVISGTIPQ, from the coding sequence ATGAACAAAAGGTATAAAAAAATTATGGTCAGCTTAATGGCAACTTCTATGGTACTCAATCTAGGTGTTAGTATGCCTATTATTGCAGGCCCTGTAGAACCACCCTTTAACTATGCTGAAGCTTTCCAAAAATCCATGTATTTCTATGATGCAAACAAATGTGGGCCCGGTGTAGGTGAAGGGGAATTAACTTGGCGTGGAGATTGTCATACAGAGGACAAGTTTGTTCCCTTGGTACCCAAAGATGATGTGACAGGCATGGGTACTAATCTATCTGCCAGTTTCATTAAACAAAATAAGGAGACTTTAGATCCTGATGGAGATGGCACTGTAGACCTAAGTGGTGGTTTTCATGATGCAGGAGATCATGTAAAATTTGGATTACCTCAAAGTTATTCTGGCTCTACATTAGGGTGGGGGTACTATGAATTTAAAGAGTCTTATGTAGCAATTGGAGAGAAGGAGCACATTGAAAGTATTTTAAGAGGGTTTAATGATTATTTTATGCGCTGTACCTTTAAAAATAGTGAGGGTGAAGTTGTTGCTTTTGCTTATCAAGTAGGAGATGGTACAACAGACCATAATTATTGGGGACCACCTGAACTTCAAAAAACAGCCAGACCGGCCTTTTTTGCATCAGCACAGACACCTGCTAGTGACCAATGTGCAGGAGCAGCAGCTTCACTTGCTATTAACTACTTAAACTTTAAGGATTCTGACCCTGCTTATGCAGAGAAAAGCTTAGAAACAGCCGAGGCACTCTATGAATTTGCAAAAGAAAATAGAGGACTTGGTTTTTCAGGAGGATTTTATAATTCAAGCTATGATGAGGATGAGATGTCTTGGGCAGCTGTATGGCTAAGCATTGCTACGGGAGATAAATCTTATCTTACGGATATTACAGCTGTAGATGCAAATGGCGCTTATACAGGCTATATGAGTCGTATTATTAGTACAACCTCAAGTACTTGGCAAAATATTTGGGTACATTCGTGGGATACGGTTTGGGGAGGTGTGTTTGCTAAATTAGCACCACTTACCAATAATCCTGAGCATTGGTACTTTTTTAGATGGAATATTGAATACTGGTCAGGTGTGCCACATGAAAATCCTAATGATACCACTTACATGGCAAGTACACCAGCAGGCTATAAGGTAGTAAGCACTTGGGGATCTGCAAGGTATGAAACAACAGCTCAACTATGTGCACTTGTTTATAATAAGTATAAAGCCAATAGTGATTTTACTAAGTGGTGTAAATCACAAATGGACTATTTATTAGGAGATAATCCGATGAATCGCTGTTATGAGGTAGGATACTCTGATATCTCAGCTATTTATCCACACCACCGTGCTGCACATGGTTCATTAACCAATAGTATGCTTGAGCCTGCAGTAGAAAGACATACACTTTGGGGTGCTTTAGTAGGTGGACCAGATGGAGATGATTATCATAAAGATGATATTACAGACTATGTCTATAATGAAGTGGCAATTGATTATAATGCAGGTTTTGTAGGTGCCCTTGCCGGACTTTATGAGCTTTATGGAAAAGGACAAGCACCTCTAGAAAACTTTCCACCACAGGAAAAAGATGAACGTCCATTTTATGCTACAGCAAAGATTGAACAAGAAAATAGTGAGCGTTCTCAAATAACAGTGAAAATTCATAATGATACCAGCTGTCCGCCAAGTTTTGAAAGTGGACTAAAAGCTAGATATTTCTTTGATATTTCTGAGATGGTAGAGGCAGGGCAAAGTTTAAAAGAATTATCAGTGCAAGTAATGTATGACCAAGCAAGTATTGTGGATGGTGTTAAAACCAATATCAATGGACCTTTTATGTGGGATGAGGAAAAAAACATTGCTTATATAGAATTAGACTGGTCCCAAAATAGTTTTCATGGTAATCGTGAAATTCATTTTGGCCTTGTGCCAACTCAAGATAGTCAGTATAAGGTACATTGGGATTTTACAAATGACTGGAGTCATGAAGGTTTAACAAAGGTAGAAGCACTTACAGAGTACGTGCCTATTTATTTAAATGGTGAGAAAGTATTTGGCAAAGAGCCTACAAGTTATAATGTGAGTATTAATACACCTGTTGAAGGTAGTACAATAAGCTACATAGAAGGAGAAAAGCCAATTACATTAGAAGCAATTGTTGGTGCTGCAGAAGAATCTGTTACAAGTATTGCTTATTATGCAGATGGTATTCAAATTGGAGAAGTTCAAAATGCACCATATACTTTTGATTATGTGGCAGATAATATCTCTAACGTTGAACAAAGGAAAATTGCTTTTAGTGCAAAAGCTCATTTGGCAAATGGTACAACAATCACAAGTAAGCCTGTTACTATAACTGTTGTATATCGCATGCCAGAAGCCCTTGTTGTAAAACTTATAGAGCCTGCAGAAGGAAGTATAGTGGATGCTACTAAAGGAAGTGTAAGTATACCAGTGACAGCCGTTAGTGAAAATGAAGCTGTGACGAAGATTGCTATTTATGCTAATAATGAAAAGCTAGGAGAAGGCAGTGGACTAACCTATACAACGCTTTATAATACGCCATCTAAAGGCGGAGCTAGTGGTAACTTAACAGTAACATTTAAAGCAGTTGCTACCTTAGCAAATGGAGAGGAAAAAGAAGGTAAGCCTGTAACAATGCAAATTAAATTACCAGTAGTGATAAGTGACTTAGAAGGTTTTAGTTTTAAAATGCAAGGAAGTGACTCAATTACTAGCAACACAATAGGTCGAAAAATAATAATGAAAAATACAGAAGGTGAGGCAGTTGATTTAGCGGCTTTAAGTGTACGTTACTATTTCACTAAAGAGGGGAATGTGGGGCAAACCTATTTCTGTGACCATGCAAGCATGACCTTTAATAAAGCACCTTGGTATGCAGCGTTAACAAGTGATATAACTTATAAAGTTGTTAACTTAGATACACCTGTTAATGGTGCTGACACGTATTTAGAGCTAACTTTCGAAAAGGTTGGATATGACCTAGAAGTAGGAGATACTCTGGAAATAGAAGGGCGATTAATAAATACGAATTGGTCAAACTTTGACCAAAGTAATGATCACTCATACAGTAATGGGGCTGTTGTGTTTTACAATGATGCAGTAATAAGTGGTACAATACCACAGTAA
- the trpA gene encoding tryptophan synthase subunit alpha, with protein MSNIQAAFDEKKKEGKKAFIPFITAGDPHIEATEAFIYALEKAGSTLIELGIPFSDPVADGPVIQRANLRAMAKGFSLEAVFELVERVREKTRIPLVFLMYANTIHHYGIENFFKRCQEAGVDGIITPDVPLEEKEEFNSYAKANGVDLIALVAPTSGERIKAICETATGFLYCVSSLGVTGTRESIETDLGSFFETIKTHCTIPTALGFGISTKEQAVVLKDYADGIIVGSAIVKIVEAYGEVAAPYLTQFAGDIVKSI; from the coding sequence ATGAGTAATATACAAGCAGCATTTGATGAAAAGAAGAAGGAGGGAAAAAAAGCTTTTATTCCTTTTATTACAGCAGGTGACCCTCATATAGAAGCAACAGAGGCGTTTATCTATGCCTTAGAGAAAGCAGGAAGTACCCTTATTGAGCTTGGCATTCCTTTTTCAGATCCAGTAGCAGATGGCCCAGTCATTCAAAGAGCTAATTTAAGGGCTATGGCAAAGGGTTTTAGTTTAGAAGCTGTTTTTGAATTAGTAGAAAGAGTAAGAGAAAAAACGAGGATTCCACTGGTATTTTTAATGTATGCCAATACTATTCATCACTACGGAATAGAGAACTTCTTTAAGAGATGCCAGGAAGCAGGCGTAGATGGTATTATTACTCCAGATGTGCCTTTAGAAGAAAAGGAAGAGTTTAATAGCTATGCAAAAGCAAACGGAGTAGATTTAATCGCTTTAGTGGCACCTACTTCGGGAGAACGTATAAAGGCCATATGTGAAACGGCTACAGGTTTCTTATACTGTGTTTCTTCTCTGGGTGTAACAGGAACAAGAGAAAGCATAGAAACTGATTTAGGAAGTTTTTTTGAAACGATTAAAACCCACTGCACGATACCCACTGCCTTAGGTTTTGGTATTTCTACCAAGGAGCAAGCCGTTGTATTAAAAGATTATGCTGATGGCATTATTGTAGGTAGTGCCATTGTGAAAATAGTTGAAGCATATGGAGAAGTAGCAGCACCTTATTTAACACAATTTGCAGGTGACATTGTAAAAAGTATATAG
- the trxA gene encoding thioredoxin translates to MAYKFTDDNFKTDALESSIPVVVDFYADWCGPCKMMAPVIDELAGDYEGKVRIGKVNTDENRGTASKYNVMSIPTILFIKNGEVVDQVVGAVPKTVLEQKINSML, encoded by the coding sequence ATGGCATATAAGTTTACAGATGATAATTTTAAAACAGATGCACTTGAATCTTCAATTCCAGTTGTAGTAGATTTCTACGCTGATTGGTGTGGACCATGTAAAATGATGGCTCCAGTTATTGATGAGTTAGCAGGCGATTATGAGGGGAAAGTACGTATTGGAAAAGTGAATACGGATGAAAATCGTGGAACTGCTTCTAAATACAATGTTATGAGCATTCCAACTATTCTTTTTATTAAAAACGGTGAAGTAGTAGATCAAGTAGTAGGTGCTGTTCCAAAAACAGTTTTAGAACAAAAAATCAATAGTATGCTTTAA
- a CDS encoding alpha/beta hydrolase: protein MRSNTIHVILPNDVPSGMIQGNKHYERATKTLYLLHGFSGNTVDWMLGSLAQEMAIKYNLAIVMPSGENSFYLDGKGTGRAYGQFTGQELVTYIRKTFGLSNQKEDTFIGGLSMGGFGAIHTGLQYPENFGKMFGLSSALIIHNIKNKKEGFRDAKADYDYYVNTFGDLRELESSVNNPEYLVKERKKKGEMIQPIFMACGTEDFLIGENRAFHDFLKAEGVDVTYKESQGVHDWKFWNEYLEIAILWMLGV, encoded by the coding sequence ATGAGAAGTAATACAATTCATGTCATCTTACCTAATGATGTACCATCAGGAATGATACAGGGTAATAAGCATTATGAAAGAGCAACTAAAACCTTGTATTTACTTCATGGCTTTTCAGGGAACACTGTAGATTGGATGTTGGGAAGCCTGGCCCAGGAGATGGCAATCAAATATAACCTTGCAATAGTCATGCCCTCTGGAGAAAATAGCTTTTATTTAGATGGAAAAGGAACAGGAAGGGCCTATGGACAGTTTACAGGTCAAGAATTAGTGACCTATATTAGAAAAACTTTTGGGCTATCTAATCAAAAGGAAGATACCTTTATTGGTGGGTTATCTATGGGAGGCTTTGGAGCAATTCATACAGGACTTCAATATCCAGAGAACTTTGGAAAGATGTTTGGTTTATCATCAGCTCTCATCATACATAATATTAAAAATAAAAAAGAAGGTTTTAGAGATGCTAAAGCTGATTATGATTACTATGTAAATACTTTTGGAGATTTAAGAGAATTAGAAAGCAGCGTCAATAACCCAGAATATCTAGTGAAGGAAAGAAAGAAAAAGGGAGAAATGATTCAACCTATCTTTATGGCGTGTGGTACAGAAGACTTTTTAATAGGAGAAAACAGAGCTTTTCATGATTTCTTAAAAGCAGAAGGGGTGGATGTAACTTATAAAGAAAGCCAAGGTGTACATGATTGGAAATTCTGGAATGAATATTTGGAGATAGCAATCTTATGGATGCTAGGAGTATAA
- a CDS encoding DUF4914 family protein: protein MKTWEKMNLPQEVENLLNEKDNIIVPSSREQLLELSLGEKYQKTFQVAYNVKGKGPVVEADVVRCKNGISVNYKDMYMRRRDPNSMVIGDHKPTDKRRYKDEFGMDFEGVREETFEWLKEQDLIVMPFLAGGSKMGYEALMIGPRNAAFFATALSDLQAFIPAEEIRDGFTPRAIVYVAPPFRHTHFDGKQVVVHNRLDNLHEVFAYNLYPGPSAKKGVYSVLLDIGEREGWVTLHASTVKVITPYENVLTIMHEGASGGGKSEMAEQMHKDAEGRVRLATNMVTGDSSYVNISAKCELRPVTDDMAMCHPSIQNDSKKLVVIDGEEGWFLRVNHITEYGTDPYYEKMCIHPKTPLVFLNMNATPDSTCLIWEHTVDEELGKPCPNPRIIMPRAFVPNVEDGPAEVDIRSFGVRAPLCTKEEPTYGIMGMFHILPPALAWIWRLVAPRGHANPSILDSEGGMKSEGVGSYWPFATGRRVDQANLLLEQILATPDTRYILIPNQHIGAYEVGFMSQWIARDYLARRGSVQFREEQLIESRCPLLGYSLENLRVDGTHVPKVLLRTELQPEIGIEGYDKGATILGDFFKEELKKYLSPDLNPLGREIIECCLNDGTIEDYRNLISIKF from the coding sequence ATGAAAACTTGGGAAAAAATGAACCTGCCACAAGAAGTGGAAAATCTATTAAATGAGAAAGATAATATTATTGTACCGTCATCTAGAGAACAACTTTTAGAGCTTTCGTTAGGTGAAAAATATCAGAAAACCTTTCAAGTTGCTTATAATGTAAAAGGGAAAGGACCTGTAGTAGAAGCGGATGTAGTACGTTGCAAAAATGGTATATCAGTTAATTATAAAGATATGTACATGAGAAGACGTGATCCAAACTCAATGGTGATTGGAGATCATAAACCAACAGATAAAAGAAGATATAAAGATGAGTTTGGTATGGATTTTGAAGGCGTTAGAGAAGAAACTTTCGAATGGCTTAAAGAACAAGATCTTATAGTAATGCCATTTTTAGCAGGTGGCAGCAAAATGGGGTATGAGGCTCTTATGATAGGACCACGCAATGCTGCTTTCTTTGCTACAGCACTTTCTGATCTTCAAGCTTTTATTCCAGCAGAAGAGATAAGAGATGGTTTCACGCCAAGAGCTATTGTTTATGTAGCACCACCATTTAGACATACGCATTTTGATGGTAAACAAGTTGTTGTACATAATCGTTTAGATAACTTACATGAAGTATTTGCATATAACCTTTATCCAGGCCCAAGTGCTAAAAAGGGTGTTTATAGTGTCCTTTTAGATATCGGTGAAAGAGAAGGATGGGTAACGCTTCATGCTTCAACTGTAAAAGTTATTACGCCATATGAAAATGTACTTACTATTATGCACGAAGGTGCTAGTGGCGGTGGTAAGAGTGAGATGGCTGAGCAAATGCATAAAGATGCAGAAGGACGCGTACGTCTTGCAACTAACATGGTAACAGGTGACAGCAGCTATGTTAATATTAGTGCAAAATGTGAACTTAGACCAGTAACAGATGATATGGCTATGTGTCATCCAAGTATTCAAAATGATAGCAAAAAGCTTGTGGTTATTGATGGAGAAGAAGGTTGGTTCCTTCGTGTTAATCATATTACTGAATATGGGACAGACCCTTATTATGAAAAAATGTGTATCCATCCTAAGACACCACTTGTGTTCTTAAATATGAATGCAACACCGGATTCAACTTGCTTAATTTGGGAACATACAGTAGATGAAGAACTTGGAAAACCTTGTCCTAACCCACGCATTATTATGCCTAGAGCTTTTGTGCCAAATGTAGAAGATGGTCCAGCAGAAGTAGATATTCGTAGCTTTGGTGTACGTGCACCTCTTTGTACAAAAGAAGAACCTACTTATGGTATTATGGGTATGTTCCATATCCTTCCTCCAGCACTTGCTTGGATTTGGCGCCTTGTTGCACCAAGAGGGCATGCTAACCCAAGTATTCTAGATAGTGAGGGTGGTATGAAGAGTGAAGGTGTAGGATCTTATTGGCCATTTGCTACAGGAAGAAGAGTAGATCAAGCTAATTTACTATTAGAGCAAATTTTAGCAACACCAGATACAAGATATATTCTTATTCCTAACCAGCATATTGGCGCTTATGAAGTAGGTTTCATGTCTCAATGGATTGCTCGTGATTACTTAGCAAGACGAGGCAGTGTACAATTTAGAGAAGAGCAATTAATAGAGTCAAGGTGTCCACTTCTAGGCTACTCTCTTGAAAATTTAAGAGTAGACGGTACACATGTACCAAAAGTATTGCTTCGTACAGAATTACAACCTGAAATAGGAATTGAAGGCTATGATAAAGGAGCCACTATTTTAGGTGATTTCTTTAAAGAAGAACTTAAAAAATATTTATCTCCTGACTTAAATCCATTAGGTAGAGAGATTATTGAATGTTGTTTAAATGACGGCACAATTGAAGATTATAGAAATCTTATTTCTATTAAATTTTAA